In one window of Rhodoglobus vestalii DNA:
- a CDS encoding GuaB1 family IMP dehydrogenase-related protein: protein MDFYETSPRHDLTYSDVFLVPSRSSVGSRMGVSLKPGDGTAATIPLVASNMNSVTGPRLAASLARRGGLGVLPQDLTRDTMDAAISWVRSQPTDLDSAIFLSPTDSVEHALLQVPPLKGHGVVLLDNGALVGVVDAERLGAALPGAELGDLVKRETHAIDRSEFATARELFDLLMARGVDCIAVTDGDTVVGSTSVKSALRSTLYTPALDREGKLAVAAALGINGDVEARARELVAAGASTLVLDTAHGHQDGMIAAVAKVAALNLGVAIAAGNVVTSAAVRDLVGAGASIIKVGVGPGAMCTTRMMTAVGRPQFSAVLETAATTRELGAHVWADGGVRYPRDVALALAAGASSVMVGSWFAGTIEAPGELRHDDAGALYKTSWGMASTKAVRARFGALEPYELARKELFAEGISGSKIYLDPARPSLDDLVDMITSGVRSSFTYAGATDLTEFHDRALVGIQSAAGYEEGKALPVSW, encoded by the coding sequence ATGGATTTCTACGAAACTTCGCCACGGCACGACCTGACCTACTCCGATGTATTTCTGGTTCCCAGCCGCTCATCAGTCGGCAGCCGAATGGGAGTATCGCTGAAACCCGGTGACGGCACCGCGGCAACTATTCCCCTCGTGGCATCCAACATGAACTCTGTGACCGGGCCACGTCTTGCCGCCAGCCTCGCCCGACGCGGTGGGCTCGGCGTTCTGCCGCAAGACCTCACCCGCGACACCATGGATGCCGCAATCTCCTGGGTACGCTCACAACCGACTGATCTTGATTCGGCCATCTTTCTCAGCCCCACTGATTCGGTAGAGCATGCTCTACTGCAGGTACCTCCACTCAAGGGCCACGGAGTGGTGCTGCTCGACAATGGCGCGCTCGTCGGAGTGGTTGATGCCGAGCGTTTGGGTGCGGCACTGCCGGGGGCTGAACTGGGAGATCTGGTTAAACGCGAGACTCACGCTATCGACCGGTCAGAGTTTGCCACTGCTCGCGAACTTTTTGATCTGCTTATGGCGCGTGGGGTCGACTGTATTGCCGTGACCGATGGCGACACCGTGGTTGGGTCGACGAGTGTGAAGAGTGCGCTGCGCTCCACTCTCTACACTCCAGCACTTGATCGGGAGGGCAAGCTGGCGGTGGCGGCTGCTCTCGGGATTAATGGCGACGTTGAAGCTCGTGCCCGGGAACTCGTTGCCGCTGGGGCGAGCACCCTTGTGCTTGACACGGCCCATGGACACCAAGACGGAATGATTGCGGCGGTCGCTAAAGTTGCCGCACTGAACCTTGGTGTGGCGATTGCCGCCGGAAACGTGGTTACTTCGGCGGCGGTACGCGATCTTGTGGGGGCCGGTGCAAGCATCATCAAGGTGGGGGTGGGGCCGGGAGCCATGTGCACGACTCGAATGATGACTGCGGTGGGGCGTCCGCAGTTTTCGGCAGTTCTTGAGACGGCGGCGACCACACGTGAGCTCGGAGCCCACGTGTGGGCGGATGGTGGAGTGCGCTACCCGCGCGACGTTGCCCTCGCGCTGGCAGCCGGTGCGTCATCCGTCATGGTCGGATCCTGGTTCGCCGGCACGATCGAAGCCCCCGGCGAACTGCGTCACGACGATGCAGGCGCTCTGTACAAGACGAGCTGGGGGATGGCCTCGACTAAAGCGGTGCGAGCCCGTTTTGGTGCACTCGAACCCTACGAACTGGCTCGCAAGGAATTGTTTGCTGAGGGCATCTCGGGGTCGAAGATTTACCTTGACCCGGCGCGACCCTCGCTCGATGATCTGGTCGACATGATCACCTCGGGCGTCCGTAGCTCGTTCACCTACGCGGGGGCCACCGATCTCACTGAGTTCCACGACCGCGCGCTCGTAGGAATCCAGTCAGCGGCAGGCTACGAAGAGGGCAAAGCCCTGCCCGTGAGTTGGTAG
- a CDS encoding sensor histidine kinase, with the protein MDLTAKERDRLLQRSARVASLSFLCVSILCLMLPGAVPVMTLMLCLPLYLFIGVMQFQLGNSRSLGWVAPAFFAGILAIVLISQTPGGPTQAGLSAAAQLASGSLASLAIVLTTTLARRLMLLISFIAVAGTTVVALQPFQAPIPTLVQLTFGWLLATLIGLWISSSVPQAVRHIASIGRAHRAERQASETEAQRRQGARLLHDTVLATLTLLAHSGVGVSADAMRQQAGDDARLLRQLRLGATPTPQASGGYNLSTPVSETVLGTTLESVKQRFGRMGLEVSWHGTGQVLLPSEVLDAFLLALAECLENVRRHSGVTDAHVTITEDETTVRAMITDSGVGFVLDDVHSASLGFKESVVARLKEVGGQARLFSTPGSGTTVVLEVPR; encoded by the coding sequence ATGGACCTCACGGCAAAAGAACGGGATCGCCTATTACAGCGCAGCGCGCGAGTAGCGAGCCTGAGTTTTCTGTGCGTTTCGATCCTGTGCCTTATGCTGCCCGGTGCCGTGCCCGTGATGACCCTCATGCTGTGTTTACCCCTCTATCTATTTATTGGGGTCATGCAGTTTCAGTTGGGCAACAGTCGTTCGCTCGGCTGGGTCGCGCCGGCTTTCTTCGCCGGAATTCTCGCAATCGTACTGATTTCGCAAACCCCGGGGGGCCCGACTCAGGCAGGCCTCTCCGCTGCCGCGCAGTTAGCATCGGGGTCGTTGGCGAGTCTCGCTATAGTGCTGACAACTACTCTCGCGCGCCGCCTTATGCTGCTCATTAGTTTTATTGCGGTGGCGGGCACGACAGTGGTGGCATTGCAACCATTTCAGGCGCCCATTCCTACACTCGTGCAGCTCACGTTTGGTTGGCTCCTGGCAACGCTAATCGGACTGTGGATCAGCTCGAGCGTGCCACAAGCGGTTCGCCACATCGCCAGCATCGGGCGCGCTCACCGCGCTGAACGTCAAGCAAGCGAGACAGAGGCGCAACGCCGCCAAGGTGCTCGGCTGCTCCATGACACAGTCCTGGCAACTCTTACCCTGCTCGCACACTCGGGTGTGGGAGTTTCCGCGGATGCGATGCGTCAGCAGGCAGGCGATGATGCACGGCTCCTTCGTCAGTTGCGTCTCGGTGCAACCCCCACCCCGCAGGCGTCCGGTGGCTACAACCTCAGCACACCGGTAAGTGAGACGGTGCTGGGCACGACCCTGGAGTCGGTCAAACAACGCTTCGGTCGCATGGGCCTCGAAGTGAGTTGGCATGGCACCGGTCAAGTGCTCTTGCCGAGTGAAGTGCTTGACGCGTTCCTGTTGGCTCTCGCAGAGTGTTTGGAAAATGTCCGGCGTCATTCGGGTGTTACCGACGCGCACGTGACAATCACCGAGGATGAGACAACCGTGCGAGCAATGATCACCGATTCCGGGGTTGGCTTTGTTCTCGATGACGTTCATTCCGCCAGTCTCGGATTCAAGGAGTCGGTTGTCGCGCGACTCAAGGAGGTTGGTGGTCAGGCTCGCCTTTTCTCCACACCGGGGTCAGGCACAACGGTTGTGTTGGAGGTCCCACGGTGA
- a CDS encoding response regulator transcription factor, with amino-acid sequence MTESTKHIRLAIVDDHRMLLGALTEWIRKAAADIDMVVAVPTWPELTIHPEFPVDVVLLDLDLKDNIPVSLKINTLKSMGVSVVLMSTYSEPNVVREALAAGALGYLVKSEDADMIVEAIRAAAKGESFVSAELDLALNAKEIGGAPKLSAQERRVMALYGGGEPVKSVAYQLSISEETAKSYLKRIREKYRVAGFDVGTKVALRKRALEDGILVETDTMRHL; translated from the coding sequence GTGACTGAATCAACCAAGCACATCCGACTCGCAATCGTCGACGACCATCGAATGCTGCTCGGCGCTCTCACCGAGTGGATCCGAAAAGCTGCCGCCGATATCGACATGGTCGTCGCTGTCCCCACGTGGCCCGAGCTCACGATCCATCCCGAGTTTCCGGTTGATGTCGTGTTGCTCGACCTCGATCTCAAAGATAACATTCCGGTGTCACTGAAGATCAACACGCTCAAGTCAATGGGCGTCTCCGTCGTTCTCATGAGCACCTATTCCGAGCCGAACGTGGTGCGCGAAGCTCTCGCCGCGGGCGCTCTCGGGTACCTCGTCAAGAGCGAAGATGCCGACATGATCGTTGAAGCCATCCGTGCCGCCGCGAAGGGCGAATCATTTGTGTCTGCCGAACTCGACCTCGCCCTCAACGCTAAAGAAATCGGTGGTGCTCCCAAGCTGAGCGCTCAAGAACGCCGCGTGATGGCACTGTATGGCGGCGGCGAGCCCGTGAAGTCCGTCGCATACCAACTCAGTATTTCTGAAGAAACCGCTAAGAGCTACCTCAAGCGTATCCGTGAGAAGTATCGCGTTGCGGGCTTCGATGTTGGCACAAAGGTGGCACTGCGCAAACGTGCGCTCGAAGACGGGATCCTCGTCGAAACCGACACTATGCGCCACCTCTAG
- a CDS encoding thiamine-binding protein → MIVAFSVAPSGGPGTTDSVHDAVAAAVKVVRDSGLPNQTDSMFTTIEGDWDEVFAVVKAATEAVGVFGSRVSLVLKADIRPGHTDEMLGKVERLEKAIIRSES, encoded by the coding sequence ATGATCGTCGCATTCTCAGTAGCACCCAGTGGGGGGCCGGGCACCACAGATTCAGTGCACGACGCTGTGGCAGCTGCGGTAAAAGTGGTTCGAGACTCCGGGTTGCCCAATCAAACGGACTCGATGTTCACCACAATCGAAGGCGACTGGGATGAAGTTTTCGCCGTAGTGAAAGCGGCGACTGAAGCCGTCGGTGTCTTTGGGTCACGGGTCTCTCTTGTGCTGAAGGCCGATATCCGCCCCGGTCACACTGACGAGATGCTGGGCAAGGTCGAACGCCTCGAAAAGGCAATCATTCGCTCAGAGAGCTAA
- a CDS encoding hemolysin family protein — protein MEVWGIVWLFVLLLVNAFFVGAEFAVISARRSQIEPRAEAGSRAAKTALWAMEHATLMLAACQLGITVCSLLILNVSEPAIHHLLEVPLALTGLSEELISTIAFIMALIIVSFLHVVLGEMVPKNLSFSIPDRAVLLLAPPLVFIATVFRPIIVSLNAVANGILRLFKVEPKNEANSVFTLDEVATIVAQSTREGVLTDSGGTLTGAFEFTSKKVRDVAIPMSGLVTLPEDAAPADLEKAVAQRGFSRYILLNDASEPTGYLHLKDVIDLDESEFAEPVPPKRIRQLLSMFEETDLEDALATMRRSGVHVARSFNTGGETTGVLFLEDIIEVLVGEVQDATRRR, from the coding sequence ATGGAGGTCTGGGGAATTGTTTGGCTGTTCGTGCTGCTACTCGTCAACGCGTTCTTCGTGGGCGCCGAGTTCGCGGTCATTTCAGCACGCCGTTCGCAAATCGAACCGCGCGCCGAGGCGGGTTCGCGCGCCGCAAAAACTGCGCTCTGGGCTATGGAGCATGCGACGCTCATGTTGGCGGCTTGCCAACTGGGAATCACCGTCTGTTCACTCCTGATCTTGAATGTGTCCGAGCCGGCGATTCACCACCTGCTTGAAGTGCCGTTGGCTCTGACCGGGCTGAGCGAAGAACTCATCAGCACGATCGCCTTCATCATGGCGCTGATCATTGTCTCGTTCTTGCACGTCGTTCTCGGTGAGATGGTGCCGAAGAACCTGTCGTTCTCGATCCCCGATCGTGCGGTGCTGCTATTGGCTCCGCCGTTGGTGTTCATCGCGACCGTTTTCCGCCCCATCATCGTTTCGCTCAATGCGGTTGCCAATGGCATTCTGCGACTCTTCAAGGTTGAGCCGAAGAACGAAGCCAATAGCGTCTTCACGCTCGATGAGGTTGCGACGATCGTGGCTCAGTCAACTCGCGAGGGGGTGTTGACGGATTCCGGTGGCACGCTCACGGGTGCATTCGAGTTCACCTCGAAGAAGGTTCGGGATGTCGCCATTCCAATGTCTGGGCTCGTGACACTGCCCGAAGACGCCGCACCGGCAGACCTCGAGAAGGCGGTCGCGCAACGCGGCTTCTCTCGGTACATTCTGCTGAATGATGCGAGCGAACCGACCGGCTATCTGCATCTGAAAGATGTGATCGATCTTGACGAGAGTGAGTTCGCGGAACCGGTACCACCGAAGCGGATTCGTCAGTTGCTATCGATGTTTGAGGAAACTGATCTCGAAGATGCACTGGCGACGATGAGGCGTTCGGGTGTGCACGTAGCGCGCAGCTTCAACACCGGCGGGGAAACCACGGGTGTGCTGTTCTTAGAGGACATTATTGAGGTGCTTGTTGGCGAGGTGCAGGACGCTACTCGACGCCGCTAA
- a CDS encoding ADP-dependent NAD(P)H-hydrate dehydratase yields the protein MGTDAIWGASDAARFIAVPGRDDDKYSRGVLGVITGSVHYPGASVLGVEAALRTGLGMVRYLGPERAQELVLQRRPEVVTAEGRVQAWLIGSGMDFAHREDAAEARIAEALQTTVPLVLDGGALDVAERSSGPVVITPHFRELGRLLDEPVESIADDPRKWAIEAAQRLGITVLIKGHTTYVTDGVATVAVASAPVWLATAGAGDALGGILGALVATHSDGVMADPSLLVGLAATASFIHGRAAERASGGGPLTILDLCESVPAVVAELVSNRNGSGPGNGSGSGSGSGPA from the coding sequence ATGGGGACTGACGCTATCTGGGGTGCTAGTGACGCTGCACGGTTTATCGCAGTCCCCGGACGAGATGACGACAAATACAGCCGAGGTGTGTTGGGTGTGATCACCGGATCAGTTCACTATCCGGGAGCATCAGTTCTGGGAGTAGAGGCCGCGCTGCGCACGGGGCTCGGCATGGTTCGTTACCTCGGGCCTGAGCGTGCGCAAGAACTGGTGTTGCAGCGTCGGCCCGAAGTGGTCACGGCTGAAGGGCGGGTGCAGGCGTGGCTTATCGGCTCGGGAATGGACTTCGCGCACCGTGAAGATGCTGCTGAAGCCCGTATCGCCGAAGCCCTACAGACCACCGTTCCACTGGTTCTCGATGGGGGAGCGCTCGATGTGGCTGAGCGTTCATCGGGCCCCGTGGTGATTACCCCACATTTTCGTGAGCTTGGTCGGCTGCTGGATGAGCCGGTCGAGAGTATCGCTGACGACCCCAGAAAGTGGGCAATCGAGGCAGCCCAACGACTGGGAATCACTGTACTCATTAAGGGACACACCACTTATGTGACTGACGGGGTTGCTACGGTGGCTGTTGCGTCTGCGCCAGTCTGGCTCGCTACAGCAGGGGCAGGCGACGCGCTCGGCGGAATTCTGGGTGCACTCGTCGCTACGCATAGTGACGGGGTGATGGCCGACCCGAGCCTGCTGGTGGGACTCGCAGCCACGGCATCCTTCATTCATGGCAGGGCTGCCGAGCGCGCCAGTGGCGGTGGGCCGCTCACGATTCTCGACCTGTGTGAATCCGTGCCGGCAGTTGTTGCTGAGCTCGTGAGCAACCGCAACGGCTCCGGTCCCGGCAACGGCTCCGGCTCCGGCTCCGGTTCCGGTCCCGCATGA
- the metX gene encoding homoserine O-acetyltransferase MetX, translating into MDWQTPEDTVPSAFITDANVRSLLGKPPATGAWREGDPVGQRQFITVTDLALEFSGLLPSARIAYETHGTLNDAASNAILVAHALTGDSHIVGNPGNGQSTAGWWNDLVGPGKAIDTNRWFVVSPNILGGCQGSTGPASHAPDGAEFGARFPFITIRDQVAAQVALSNALGIDRWAAVIGGSMGGMHALEWAVGHPDRLERVAILAAPPVSTADQIGHNSVQVESIRTDPAFADGAYYDAADGDGPHRGLALARRLALLNYRSPDELNDRFARTWQSEVSPWGRGGRYAVESYLDFHGNKFARRFDANSYITLVEAMSSHDVARGRGTLQHALATATMPALVLGIDSDRLFPVSGQEIIAEHLPGNIDGARPHVIHSPFGHDGFLIESTIVGAQLERLLSL; encoded by the coding sequence ATGGACTGGCAAACACCCGAAGACACCGTTCCTTCGGCATTTATCACCGACGCAAACGTGCGTTCGCTCCTCGGCAAGCCCCCAGCAACGGGCGCGTGGCGTGAGGGCGATCCGGTCGGTCAACGCCAGTTCATCACCGTCACTGACCTTGCGCTGGAGTTCAGCGGCCTACTTCCCTCGGCGCGCATCGCCTACGAGACGCACGGCACTCTCAACGACGCCGCATCCAACGCAATCCTCGTGGCGCACGCCCTCACGGGTGACAGCCACATTGTGGGCAATCCCGGCAACGGACAGTCAACTGCCGGATGGTGGAACGACTTAGTCGGACCAGGGAAAGCTATCGACACCAACCGCTGGTTCGTCGTTTCCCCCAATATTTTGGGCGGCTGCCAGGGCAGCACCGGTCCGGCGTCTCACGCCCCCGATGGTGCGGAGTTCGGCGCCCGCTTCCCGTTCATCACCATTCGCGATCAGGTTGCAGCCCAGGTTGCTCTGAGCAACGCCCTCGGTATTGATCGGTGGGCTGCCGTGATCGGCGGTTCGATGGGCGGGATGCACGCGCTCGAGTGGGCGGTCGGGCATCCTGATCGGCTCGAAAGGGTCGCGATCCTCGCCGCACCTCCGGTGTCGACCGCAGACCAGATCGGGCACAATTCGGTTCAAGTGGAGTCAATCCGCACCGATCCTGCCTTTGCCGATGGCGCCTACTATGACGCCGCCGATGGCGATGGTCCGCATCGCGGGCTTGCGCTGGCCCGACGACTGGCACTGCTCAACTATCGTTCGCCCGATGAGCTCAATGACCGTTTTGCTCGCACCTGGCAGAGCGAGGTAAGCCCGTGGGGTCGCGGTGGCCGCTATGCGGTCGAAAGCTACCTCGATTTTCATGGCAACAAGTTTGCGCGCCGTTTCGACGCCAACAGTTACATCACGCTGGTTGAGGCAATGAGTTCGCATGATGTTGCCCGTGGTCGCGGAACGCTTCAGCACGCTCTTGCCACAGCTACGATGCCCGCGCTCGTGCTCGGCATCGACAGCGACCGGCTATTCCCCGTCTCGGGCCAAGAAATCATTGCCGAACACCTACCCGGCAACATCGACGGTGCACGGCCCCACGTCATCCACTCGCCTTTTGGGCACGACGGGTTCCTCATCGAATCCACAATTGTGGGTGCCCAACTGGAGCGTTTGCTCAGTCTCTAG
- a CDS encoding hemolysin family protein translates to MNEWLLLGTGLVLTVGTGFFVASEFALVNLDRSELESRQARGEKRLTPVISALKHTSTHLSSAQLGITLTTLLAGYTLEPAFSTWLSVPLGAVLPAAAVGVIATIVAITFATLLSMIIGELVPKNFALALPKATAKFVVPFQMLFSTVFKPAVSLLNNTANAILRGVGIEPKEELSGARTAEELTSLVRRSASQGSLDNDTATLLARTLAFADHTAQDVMTPRPRVDSIDRTDSAQDVIELAKRTGFSRFPVIDDSIDDVVGLVHVKQAVAVPHKKRAEVPVSAIQTEALQVPETMRLDALLAELRGRGYQMAIVVDEYGGTAGVATLEDLVEELVGEVSDEHDRSKADVVRSRDWFTFPAILRPDELLERTGVEVPEEGPYETVAGWLMSELGRVPRTGDTITAAGGVFRIERLEGRRIDRVRFTPDPIVSASDAEVVR, encoded by the coding sequence GTGAATGAGTGGCTGCTGCTTGGCACCGGTCTCGTTCTTACCGTCGGCACCGGATTCTTTGTCGCCTCTGAGTTTGCGCTCGTCAACCTCGACCGCTCTGAGCTCGAATCTCGTCAGGCACGCGGCGAGAAGCGGCTGACCCCCGTAATTTCTGCCCTCAAGCACACCTCGACGCATCTCTCGAGCGCGCAGCTTGGCATTACCCTGACGACGCTACTAGCGGGCTACACTCTGGAGCCCGCGTTCAGTACCTGGCTCTCTGTTCCTCTGGGCGCGGTCTTGCCGGCGGCGGCGGTGGGTGTGATTGCCACGATCGTGGCAATCACTTTTGCCACTCTGCTATCGATGATTATTGGTGAACTCGTGCCGAAGAATTTTGCGCTGGCTCTACCTAAAGCGACGGCGAAGTTTGTTGTGCCGTTCCAAATGCTCTTCAGCACGGTGTTTAAACCCGCGGTGAGTCTCCTCAACAACACGGCCAATGCGATCCTGCGCGGTGTGGGTATCGAGCCCAAGGAGGAGCTTTCGGGTGCTCGCACGGCAGAAGAACTAACCTCACTCGTGCGGCGCTCCGCAAGCCAAGGAAGCCTCGATAACGACACCGCAACGCTGCTGGCGCGCACTCTGGCGTTTGCCGACCACACTGCTCAAGATGTGATGACTCCGCGGCCCCGGGTGGACAGCATCGATCGAACCGACAGCGCCCAAGATGTGATTGAACTCGCGAAGCGCACCGGTTTCTCTCGCTTCCCTGTCATTGATGACAGCATCGATGACGTTGTAGGTCTCGTGCACGTGAAGCAGGCTGTTGCCGTGCCGCATAAAAAACGTGCCGAGGTGCCTGTGTCTGCGATTCAGACCGAAGCACTTCAAGTTCCCGAAACCATGCGATTGGATGCCCTGCTCGCCGAATTGCGTGGCCGTGGCTACCAGATGGCAATTGTGGTTGATGAGTACGGCGGAACCGCGGGTGTTGCCACTCTGGAAGATCTCGTGGAAGAACTGGTCGGGGAAGTCTCTGATGAGCACGACCGTTCTAAAGCCGACGTCGTGCGCTCCCGGGACTGGTTTACGTTCCCCGCCATCTTGCGCCCCGATGAGCTTTTGGAACGCACCGGGGTTGAAGTGCCCGAAGAAGGACCCTACGAAACTGTGGCGGGGTGGCTCATGAGTGAACTCGGCCGTGTTCCCCGCACAGGCGACACCATTACCGCTGCGGGTGGAGTGTTCCGAATTGAACGATTGGAAGGCCGCAGAATCGACCGTGTGAGGTTTACGCCCGATCCAATTGTGAGTGCTAGCGACGCCGAGGTGGTGCGCTGA
- a CDS encoding glycosyltransferase 87 family protein, protein MSVNRAVGAVALLLTFVWVHLVLGLLNIFAPGLPLGDVTIVYAGWAQQAYASGVVVGVDAPWVYPVLALVPILASVTFGLENIATVWLFIVFLVNVVALGFLTRWGRSRSGMIAGWWWAGFLIVLGPIALARIDTITVALAIVGVRLLQSQPQTAGIVLACATWIKVWPAALLLAAVIAMRARGKIVIAAAATSATIAVFALLAGAEWNVLSFITQQTGRGVQIESPVAGIWLWQIVAGVPDTFIYYDAQILTFQVAGAGVQLAATAVTPLLGLIVLVIALLGVRQVHSGVAAFRVLPLLSLALVVALIVVNKVGSPQFISWLAVPIVLGLLAGRVHGAPSFRAPAALAFVIAALTHSIYPYLYHLLLATNPTMITLVSVRNLLLIVLLVWAIVGLVRLTPELSVSPSRPQGNAVGVATPTISSRAKESS, encoded by the coding sequence ATGAGCGTCAACCGCGCGGTCGGAGCCGTTGCGCTGTTGCTGACGTTCGTATGGGTCCATCTCGTACTCGGCCTGCTGAACATTTTTGCGCCGGGCTTGCCCCTGGGCGATGTCACGATCGTCTACGCGGGTTGGGCGCAACAGGCCTACGCTTCTGGAGTTGTTGTTGGCGTCGATGCCCCGTGGGTTTACCCTGTGCTGGCGCTCGTGCCGATCCTGGCGTCTGTGACCTTCGGTCTCGAAAATATTGCGACCGTGTGGCTGTTCATTGTTTTTCTTGTCAATGTGGTCGCCCTGGGTTTTCTGACACGCTGGGGGCGTTCGCGTTCAGGAATGATTGCGGGATGGTGGTGGGCAGGGTTTCTCATCGTGCTCGGTCCGATAGCGTTGGCCAGAATCGACACGATCACGGTGGCCCTTGCGATTGTGGGCGTTCGGCTGCTTCAGTCGCAGCCGCAGACCGCCGGAATCGTTTTGGCCTGTGCCACGTGGATCAAAGTGTGGCCGGCAGCTCTGCTCCTTGCCGCAGTGATCGCGATGCGCGCTCGCGGAAAGATTGTCATTGCTGCCGCGGCTACCAGCGCAACGATCGCGGTGTTCGCACTGCTCGCGGGCGCTGAATGGAACGTGCTTAGCTTCATCACCCAGCAAACGGGACGTGGCGTTCAGATTGAGTCGCCCGTAGCGGGAATCTGGTTGTGGCAGATTGTTGCCGGTGTGCCCGACACGTTCATCTATTACGACGCTCAAATATTGACGTTTCAGGTCGCGGGCGCTGGAGTGCAGCTTGCCGCCACCGCAGTTACCCCGCTCCTCGGGTTGATTGTGCTCGTGATCGCGCTGCTTGGTGTTCGCCAAGTGCACTCCGGTGTCGCTGCCTTCAGGGTTCTGCCGCTGCTGAGCCTCGCGCTCGTCGTGGCCCTGATCGTCGTGAATAAGGTGGGCTCCCCCCAGTTCATCTCGTGGCTTGCGGTGCCGATTGTGCTTGGACTTCTCGCGGGCAGGGTTCATGGGGCCCCAAGCTTTCGTGCGCCGGCGGCACTCGCCTTTGTCATTGCGGCACTCACGCACAGCATCTATCCGTATCTCTACCACCTGCTTTTGGCGACAAACCCCACAATGATCACCCTGGTGAGCGTCAGAAATCTGCTGCTCATAGTTTTGTTAGTGTGGGCGATTGTGGGGCTCGTCAGGCTTACCCCAGAATTGTCTGTGAGCCCATCACGTCCCCAGGGAAACGCCGTAGGGGTCGCAACGCCAACGATTAGTTCACGAGCAAAGGAGTCATCATGA